One bacterium DNA window includes the following coding sequences:
- a CDS encoding ThiF family adenylyltransferase, whose translation MATTGTEQARTTPPVLSATQMERYARQLILEEVGIAGQARLLNSKVLAIGAGGLGSPVALYLAAAGVGTI comes from the coding sequence ATGGCGACGACGGGGACCGAGCAGGCGCGAACGACACCTCCGGTGCTGAGCGCGACACAAATGGAGCGCTACGCCCGCCAGTTGATTCTCGAAGAGGTGGGCATCGCCGGTCAGGCCCGCCTGCTGAACAGCAAGGTGCTCGCGATCGGCGCGGGCGGACTGGGTTCGCCGGTGGCGCTGTACCTCGCGGCAGCTGGAGTCGGTACGATCG